A single region of the Canis lupus dingo isolate Sandy chromosome 9 unlocalized genomic scaffold, ASM325472v2 SANDYCHR9.03, whole genome shotgun sequence genome encodes:
- the LOC112650401 gene encoding rho GTPase-activating protein 27-like isoform X1 — translation MGPRPFLYSCPTSDWPPGVHSECAAGRTQDIDILLLLINNVDDPPEPVYENVERQPLPTSPGTASVPRPPAWETHRDAGSGRRYYYNPDTGVTTWESPFEASEGAASPATSPASVGSRESLETDWGQYWDEESRRVFFYNPLTGEAVWEDEPEDEPEDEPEDEPEDALEDMQPGLSPLDPGDRRPPTPETDYPESLTSYPEEDYSPVGSLSEPRPTSPLAAPPGWSCHVSPEGQTLYTNHYTQEQWVRLEDQHGKPYFYNPEDTSVQWELPQVPVPAPRSICRSNQDSETPAQASPPEEKIKTLDKAGVLHRTKTVDKGKRLRKKHWSASWTVLEGGVLTFFKDSKASAAGGLRQPPKLSTPEYTVELRGPSLSWAPKEKSSRKNVLESFRDHGFCSSLSRNPTTITRR, via the exons ATGGGGCCCAGGCCATTTCTCTATTCCTGCCCAACCTCTGATTGGCCCCCTGGAGTGCACAGTGAGTGCGCAGCTGGGAGAACTCAAGATATCgatattttattattgctaataAATAAT GTGGACGACCCCCCGGAGCCCGTGTACGAGAACGTCGAGAGGCAGCCCCTGCCCACGTCACCCGGCACCGCCTcggtcccccgcccccccgcatgGGAGACGCACAGGGACGCGGGCAGCGGGCGCCGCTACTACTACAACCCAGACACGGGCGTGACCACCTGGGAGTCGCCCTTCGAGGCCTCTGAGGGCGCCGCCAGCCCAGCCACCTCTCCGGCCTCGGTGGGCAGCCGCGAGAGCCTCGAGACAGACTGGGGCCAGTATTGGGATGAGGAGAGCCGCAGGGTGTTCTTCTACAACCCGCTGACGGGCGAGGCCGTCTGGGAGGACGAGCCGGAGGACGAGCCCGAGGACGAGCCCGAGGACGAGCCCGAGGACGCGCTGGAGGACATGCAGCCAGGCCTGAGCCCACTGGACCCCGGGGACCGCAgg CCCCCTACCCCTGAAACGGACTACCCCGAGTCGCTGACCAGTTACCCCGAGGAGGACTACTCCCCCGTGGGCTCTTTGAGTGAGCCTCGGCCCACCTCTCCGTTGGCCGCGCCCCCGGGCTGGTCTTGCCATGTGAGCCCCGAGGGCCAGACACTCTACACCAACCACTACACCCAAGAGCAG TGGGTGCGGTTGGAGGACCAACATGGGAAGCCCTACTTCTACAACCCAGAAGACACCTCAGTTCAGTGGGAGCTGCCCCAG gttcctgtccctgcccctcgAAGCATCTGCAGATCCAACCAGGACAGTGAGaccccagcccaggccagcccccCTGAGGAGAAG ATCAAGACTCTGGACAAGGCCGGTGTGCTTCATCGCACCAAGACGGTGGACAAGGGGAAGCGGCTCCG GAAGAAGCACTGGAGTGCCTCCTGGACGGTGCTGGAGGGTGGCGTCCTGACATTCTTCAAGGACTCGAAGGCCTCAGCTGCAGGCGGCCTG AGGCAGCCTCCCAAGCTCTCTACCCCTGAGTACACAGTGGAGTTGAGGGGGCCCTCTCTCTCCTGGGCCCCCAAAGAGAAATCTAGCAGGAAGAATGTGCTGGAG AGTTTCCGGGATCATGGATTCTGCAGTTCCCTCTCCAGGAACCCAACTACAATCACCAGAAGATGA
- the LOC112650401 gene encoding rho GTPase-activating protein 27-like isoform X3 produces MGPRPFLYSCPTSDWPPGVHSECAAGRTQDIDILLLLINNVDDPPEPVYENVERQPLPTSPGTASVPRPPAWETHRDAGSGRRYYYNPDTGVTTWESPFEASEGAASPATSPASVGSRESLETDWGQYWDEESRRVFFYNPLTGEAVWEDEPEDEPEDEPEDEPEDALEDMQPGLSPLDPGDRRPPTPETDYPESLTSYPEEDYSPVGSLSEPRPTSPLAAPPGWSCHVSPEGQTLYTNHYTQEQWVRLEDQHGKPYFYNPEDTSVQWELPQVPVPAPRSICRSNQDSETPAQASPPEEKIKTLDKAGVLHRTKTVDKGKRLRKKHWSASWTVLEGGVLTFFKDSKASAAGGLRQPPKLSTPEYTVELRGPSLSWAPKEKSSRKNVLEALL; encoded by the exons ATGGGGCCCAGGCCATTTCTCTATTCCTGCCCAACCTCTGATTGGCCCCCTGGAGTGCACAGTGAGTGCGCAGCTGGGAGAACTCAAGATATCgatattttattattgctaataAATAAT GTGGACGACCCCCCGGAGCCCGTGTACGAGAACGTCGAGAGGCAGCCCCTGCCCACGTCACCCGGCACCGCCTcggtcccccgcccccccgcatgGGAGACGCACAGGGACGCGGGCAGCGGGCGCCGCTACTACTACAACCCAGACACGGGCGTGACCACCTGGGAGTCGCCCTTCGAGGCCTCTGAGGGCGCCGCCAGCCCAGCCACCTCTCCGGCCTCGGTGGGCAGCCGCGAGAGCCTCGAGACAGACTGGGGCCAGTATTGGGATGAGGAGAGCCGCAGGGTGTTCTTCTACAACCCGCTGACGGGCGAGGCCGTCTGGGAGGACGAGCCGGAGGACGAGCCCGAGGACGAGCCCGAGGACGAGCCCGAGGACGCGCTGGAGGACATGCAGCCAGGCCTGAGCCCACTGGACCCCGGGGACCGCAgg CCCCCTACCCCTGAAACGGACTACCCCGAGTCGCTGACCAGTTACCCCGAGGAGGACTACTCCCCCGTGGGCTCTTTGAGTGAGCCTCGGCCCACCTCTCCGTTGGCCGCGCCCCCGGGCTGGTCTTGCCATGTGAGCCCCGAGGGCCAGACACTCTACACCAACCACTACACCCAAGAGCAG TGGGTGCGGTTGGAGGACCAACATGGGAAGCCCTACTTCTACAACCCAGAAGACACCTCAGTTCAGTGGGAGCTGCCCCAG gttcctgtccctgcccctcgAAGCATCTGCAGATCCAACCAGGACAGTGAGaccccagcccaggccagcccccCTGAGGAGAAG ATCAAGACTCTGGACAAGGCCGGTGTGCTTCATCGCACCAAGACGGTGGACAAGGGGAAGCGGCTCCG GAAGAAGCACTGGAGTGCCTCCTGGACGGTGCTGGAGGGTGGCGTCCTGACATTCTTCAAGGACTCGAAGGCCTCAGCTGCAGGCGGCCTG AGGCAGCCTCCCAAGCTCTCTACCCCTGAGTACACAGTGGAGTTGAGGGGGCCCTCTCTCTCCTGGGCCCCCAAAGAGAAATCTAGCAGGAAGAATGTGCTGGAG
- the LOC112650401 gene encoding rho GTPase-activating protein 27-like isoform X4 — protein MVDMIARLTRRWSQALRGQVDDPPEPVYENVERQPLPTSPGTASVPRPPAWETHRDAGSGRRYYYNPDTGVTTWESPFEASEGAASPATSPASVGSRESLETDWGQYWDEESRRVFFYNPLTGEAVWEDEPEDEPEDEPEDEPEDALEDMQPGLSPLDPGDRRPPTPETDYPESLTSYPEEDYSPVGSLSEPRPTSPLAAPPGWSCHVSPEGQTLYTNHYTQEQWVRLEDQHGKPYFYNPEDTSVQWELPQVPVPAPRSICRSNQDSETPAQASPPEEKIKTLDKAGVLHRTKTVDKGKRLRKKHWSASWTVLEGGVLTFFKDSKASAAGGLRQPPKLSTPEYTVELRGPSLSWAPKEKSSRKNVLESFRDHGFCSSLSRNPTTITRR, from the exons GTGGACGACCCCCCGGAGCCCGTGTACGAGAACGTCGAGAGGCAGCCCCTGCCCACGTCACCCGGCACCGCCTcggtcccccgcccccccgcatgGGAGACGCACAGGGACGCGGGCAGCGGGCGCCGCTACTACTACAACCCAGACACGGGCGTGACCACCTGGGAGTCGCCCTTCGAGGCCTCTGAGGGCGCCGCCAGCCCAGCCACCTCTCCGGCCTCGGTGGGCAGCCGCGAGAGCCTCGAGACAGACTGGGGCCAGTATTGGGATGAGGAGAGCCGCAGGGTGTTCTTCTACAACCCGCTGACGGGCGAGGCCGTCTGGGAGGACGAGCCGGAGGACGAGCCCGAGGACGAGCCCGAGGACGAGCCCGAGGACGCGCTGGAGGACATGCAGCCAGGCCTGAGCCCACTGGACCCCGGGGACCGCAgg CCCCCTACCCCTGAAACGGACTACCCCGAGTCGCTGACCAGTTACCCCGAGGAGGACTACTCCCCCGTGGGCTCTTTGAGTGAGCCTCGGCCCACCTCTCCGTTGGCCGCGCCCCCGGGCTGGTCTTGCCATGTGAGCCCCGAGGGCCAGACACTCTACACCAACCACTACACCCAAGAGCAG TGGGTGCGGTTGGAGGACCAACATGGGAAGCCCTACTTCTACAACCCAGAAGACACCTCAGTTCAGTGGGAGCTGCCCCAG gttcctgtccctgcccctcgAAGCATCTGCAGATCCAACCAGGACAGTGAGaccccagcccaggccagcccccCTGAGGAGAAG ATCAAGACTCTGGACAAGGCCGGTGTGCTTCATCGCACCAAGACGGTGGACAAGGGGAAGCGGCTCCG GAAGAAGCACTGGAGTGCCTCCTGGACGGTGCTGGAGGGTGGCGTCCTGACATTCTTCAAGGACTCGAAGGCCTCAGCTGCAGGCGGCCTG AGGCAGCCTCCCAAGCTCTCTACCCCTGAGTACACAGTGGAGTTGAGGGGGCCCTCTCTCTCCTGGGCCCCCAAAGAGAAATCTAGCAGGAAGAATGTGCTGGAG AGTTTCCGGGATCATGGATTCTGCAGTTCCCTCTCCAGGAACCCAACTACAATCACCAGAAGATGA
- the LOC112650401 gene encoding rho GTPase-activating protein 27-like isoform X2 yields the protein MVISAGAEAGLPPACGQGEGCGAGQLGVVRARAPLAAEVDDPPEPVYENVERQPLPTSPGTASVPRPPAWETHRDAGSGRRYYYNPDTGVTTWESPFEASEGAASPATSPASVGSRESLETDWGQYWDEESRRVFFYNPLTGEAVWEDEPEDEPEDEPEDEPEDALEDMQPGLSPLDPGDRRPPTPETDYPESLTSYPEEDYSPVGSLSEPRPTSPLAAPPGWSCHVSPEGQTLYTNHYTQEQWVRLEDQHGKPYFYNPEDTSVQWELPQVPVPAPRSICRSNQDSETPAQASPPEEKIKTLDKAGVLHRTKTVDKGKRLRKKHWSASWTVLEGGVLTFFKDSKASAAGGLRQPPKLSTPEYTVELRGPSLSWAPKEKSSRKNVLESFRDHGFCSSLSRNPTTITRR from the exons ATGGTGATCAgcgcaggggcagaggcaggcctGCCACCTGCTTGTGGGCAAggggagggctgcggggctgggcaGCTGGGCGTGGTGAGAGCCAGAGCCCCTCTTGCCGCTGAG GTGGACGACCCCCCGGAGCCCGTGTACGAGAACGTCGAGAGGCAGCCCCTGCCCACGTCACCCGGCACCGCCTcggtcccccgcccccccgcatgGGAGACGCACAGGGACGCGGGCAGCGGGCGCCGCTACTACTACAACCCAGACACGGGCGTGACCACCTGGGAGTCGCCCTTCGAGGCCTCTGAGGGCGCCGCCAGCCCAGCCACCTCTCCGGCCTCGGTGGGCAGCCGCGAGAGCCTCGAGACAGACTGGGGCCAGTATTGGGATGAGGAGAGCCGCAGGGTGTTCTTCTACAACCCGCTGACGGGCGAGGCCGTCTGGGAGGACGAGCCGGAGGACGAGCCCGAGGACGAGCCCGAGGACGAGCCCGAGGACGCGCTGGAGGACATGCAGCCAGGCCTGAGCCCACTGGACCCCGGGGACCGCAgg CCCCCTACCCCTGAAACGGACTACCCCGAGTCGCTGACCAGTTACCCCGAGGAGGACTACTCCCCCGTGGGCTCTTTGAGTGAGCCTCGGCCCACCTCTCCGTTGGCCGCGCCCCCGGGCTGGTCTTGCCATGTGAGCCCCGAGGGCCAGACACTCTACACCAACCACTACACCCAAGAGCAG TGGGTGCGGTTGGAGGACCAACATGGGAAGCCCTACTTCTACAACCCAGAAGACACCTCAGTTCAGTGGGAGCTGCCCCAG gttcctgtccctgcccctcgAAGCATCTGCAGATCCAACCAGGACAGTGAGaccccagcccaggccagcccccCTGAGGAGAAG ATCAAGACTCTGGACAAGGCCGGTGTGCTTCATCGCACCAAGACGGTGGACAAGGGGAAGCGGCTCCG GAAGAAGCACTGGAGTGCCTCCTGGACGGTGCTGGAGGGTGGCGTCCTGACATTCTTCAAGGACTCGAAGGCCTCAGCTGCAGGCGGCCTG AGGCAGCCTCCCAAGCTCTCTACCCCTGAGTACACAGTGGAGTTGAGGGGGCCCTCTCTCTCCTGGGCCCCCAAAGAGAAATCTAGCAGGAAGAATGTGCTGGAG AGTTTCCGGGATCATGGATTCTGCAGTTCCCTCTCCAGGAACCCAACTACAATCACCAGAAGATGA